Sequence from the Rhodococcus jostii RHA1 genome:
TGTGGGATGGCAGTTGAAGGTCCCCGCCGACAAAGCACGCACCGAGATTCGGATGCCTCCAGGGGAGAGTGACGCGGTTCCTGACGATTTGGCGACCATGATTGCGGGTGTCGCACGGGGTAAACCTGTGCATCCGGTGGCGACGCTGAAAACCGTGAGACGCACACAGCGACTCCTCGACCGGGACGACCGTCTGCTGGCGGAAGTGGCGGACGACCGGGTGCGCGGCGCCGTCGCCGGCGATCGCGCTGTCCTGAGTGAGTGGCGGGAGGTGGAGGTCGAACTCGGCGACGCCGGGGACGAGAAACTGCTCGGGAAGATCGGTAAGCGCGTCACCCGCCGCGGTGCGCAGCCGTCCCCGTATCCGTCGAAGCTCAGCCGTGTGCTCACCGTCGCGCACCTCGCCGTCGACGGCGGGGACACGACCCGAACGACCGTGGAAGCGGCGCTCGTCGACTATCTGGATGCTCAGGTTCAGGCGATCGTCGCCGGCGACGTGTGGTTGCGGCGCGGGCTGGACCCGGTCCACCCCACCCGCGTGGGGATCCGACGTTTCCGCAGCACGTTGCGGGTATTCACGCGCCTGTTCGAACCGGTCGCGCGGGCAGAACTCGACGCGGAACTGTCCTGGTACGCCGGTTTGCTCGGGGAGGTGCGGGATCGGCAGGTGCAACGCGCACGGTTCGCGGATGCGCTCGCCGCCCTGCCTCCGGAACTCGTGATGGGGCCGGTTGCCGCGCGCATCGAGAACGATCTGCTCGCCGAGCAACTCCGTCAGAGAACAGAGGTGATGGCAGCGCTCGACGGTGACCGCTACCGTGCGCTGCTGGCCACCCTGGCGCAGTGGCGCACCACTCCACCGCTGACCGCCGAGGCCGGCGACGATCCCCGGGTGATCGACAAGTGCGTACGGAAAGCCGAACGCAAAGCGCTCACACGCGTCGCCACCGCAGCTGCCGACGACGACGATGCGGCCCTGCACCGCGCGCGGAAGGCCGCCAAACGGGCCCGGTACGCCGCCGAACTCGCCGCACCGATTCTGGGAAAGAAGACGGCGAAGAAGAAGGCGGCACGGTTCAAGAAGATGCAGACGGTCCTCGGCGAGCACCAGGACAGCGTCGTCGCCGCGGAGACGCTCCGGACTCTCGGTGCCCGCGCCGGCGCGACACCCGGCGAGAACGGTTTCACGTTCGGCCTGCTGTACGGCCTGGAACTGCAGAAGGCGCGGCAGGCCCGGGAGGACGCCGCCCGGCTCGCGTCGGCCTAGAAGTCGAGGTCAGCCCGCCGGAATCGGAGCGAGGTACCGCAGCGTCGGGGACGGACCTGCACCGCAGTCGACGAACCACGCGCCCCCTTTCGCGGTCGCGCCCGAGGGCGGGACGTCCGGTATCCCTCGCGACCGCGCGAACTCGGCCAGCGCGTTGAGGATCTCCCCGTGCGTGCAGAAGATTGCCCGGTCGGCGTCGGGCTCGTGGAGCGTGGAAAACAGTTCGTCGGGGGACGCGTCCGGTGCCAGCAGCGGGTGATCGTGGACAGGCAGACCGCGCGCCTCGGCGAGTGGAAACAGGGTCTGGCGACAGCGGGTGGTGGGACTCGAGAACAGACTCGTGATCTCGATGCCGCCCAGCGCAGCGACGAAACCGTGGGCCTGCTCGTGCCCGAGTGGGCTCAGCGGTCGCTCGGCGTCGGGGCCGTGCCACAGCTTCTTCTCGCCTGCATGGGAGTGCCGGACCAGGACTAACATTCTCACCTTCTCCCGGCGCAGGGATTGTCGTTGAAGACTCCCACGCGGGACGCCAATTGGCCACCGCGAACAAAGGGTCGAAATGCTCTGCGGGGTAGCGGCACACACCCTCGACGGTCAGGTACGGAGGGAAGTGCGGATCCCGTAGATCACAGCCCCCAGCCCGAGGACGATCACACCCGAGATCACCGAGGCCAGGGGGAGGAACGCGGCGAGAACGAGGCACCCGACGGCGCCGACGACGGCAATGAGCCGCGACCACGGTTTCGCGGACAAGGTGCAGGCCGATGCGTTGGCGATCAGGTAGTAGACCAGCACCGCGAACGAGGAGAACCCGATGACGCCGCGCAGATCCGCTGTCGCGGCGAGGAGCGCCACCACCGCACCGACGGCCAACTCGGCCCGGTAGGGCACCGCGAACCGGGGGTGGACGGCGGTGAGCAGACGTGGCAGGTGGCCGTCCCGTGCCATCGCGAACGTGGTCCGTGACACCCCAAGGATCAGGGCGAGCAGCGAGCCGAGCGCGGCGATCACCGCGGCCACCCGGACCACCGGCTCGAGGCCCCCGAACCCCGCAGCGGCAACGGCCTGCGCGAGCGGATCCGTCGCGGCAGCGAGTGCGTCGGCGCCGAGAGCCGTCAGGACGGCGATTGCGACGCACAGGTACACGACGAGCGTGATCGCCAGAGCAATGGGGATCGCCCGGGAGATGGTCCGGGCCGGGTCCTTCACCTCCTCGCCGAGCGTGGCGATCCGGGCGTACCCGGCGAACGCGAAGAACAGGAGACCGGCGGCCTGCAGAACCCCGGTCGCGCCGTGGCCGGAGGTGATCTCGAGCCCGTCGAAGCCGGTATCGGAACCGGTAAGGCACACGACGACGATCACAGTGAGGACCGCGAGCACCGTGAAAACGATGACCCGGGTGACCAGGGCAGACTTCTGCACACCCAGGTAGTTCACCGCCGTGATGACGGCGACGGCGATCACCGCGACGAGATGCTCACGCCCGGGCCAGGCGTAGGCGCCGACGGTCAGGGCCATCGCAGCACACGAGGCTGTCTTGCCGACCATGAATCCCCAGCCCGCCAGATACCCGAAGAACGGTCCCAATCGTTCACGGCCGTAGACATAGGTGCCACCGGATTGCGGGTACAGCGCGGCGAGCCGGGCCGAGGAATGCGCATTGCAGTACGCGATCACCGCGGCCACGGCCAACCCGACGAGCAGGGCGCCTCCGGCGGCGGCCGCGGCAGGCCCCAGCGCGGCGAAGATTCCGGCCCCGATCATCGACCCGAGGCCGATCATCACCGAGTCGAACACCCCCAGCCGCCGGCGCAACTGTGGCGTCGCGGTCGGGTGCGCATCGTTGCCTTCCGAAATCTCGTCACCGGCCATTCGTGGCAGTCTCCCCTTCGGACGTGCGGATGTCGGGCACTCCAACGCTAGCGGTTGTCCGGAACTGACACGTGAACCATTCGGGGTCAAGCAGTTTCGGCGCGGCGACAGGATCACGTTTCACGACCAGGGCTGCGTCGGCCGTGGCGAGGGCTGGTGCGGGCATCGCGCGTGAAACATCGATAAGCGCGCGAAGGGGTGATTTCCGCCAACCGCTCGGACCATAATTGTTTCATCGGGAAAACGGATATCCGAAATCATGTGTAACCCGAGAATCATCGGCCGGTGAGACGCCGGGCGACAATCGAATCAAAGGTGACATCAGATGAACACGTTCGCATTGCGCACGGCGATTACATCGGCTGCGATCGCCGCCTCTTTTGCGCTCGGTTCGGGCGTCGTAGCGGCGGCACCGGCATTTCATGGGGACCCGAACACACCCGGCTCGCAGCTCCACGTCCACGCCGACCCCAACACCCCCGCCGACAACAACAGTTACCAGTGCGGGGCGATCGGCGTCGGCGGTGCCGGAGTCGGATCGAACGCTCCCGGACAAAGCGGGCAACTCAACGGCGTCTTCTTCGGCAGCGGCCCCGTCCAGGGTGGTTGCATCGGGAATGACGGGTCGGTGCACTTCCCGTCCGGACGTGCCGAGTAGTACGCGGCGCTCGGCCTGATCCGCGCCCTGGCCGTCCGGTGCGTTGCACTCTGATTCGACATCTGTCAATATCGACGCATGTCGAATCAGAAGTTGTCGGACGGTGGTGCGTGTTGCTCGCCGCTCGCGCGTGAACCATTGACCGAGGACTGGGCCGGGGATCTGGCCCGGATGTTCAA
This genomic interval carries:
- a CDS encoding CYTH and CHAD domain-containing protein encodes the protein MVSTQREREDKYEVGLEFVLPDLEDVLPAGGRIEQGTVNLNSVYYDTDDRDLLRQKITFRRRTGDADVGWQLKVPADKARTEIRMPPGESDAVPDDLATMIAGVARGKPVHPVATLKTVRRTQRLLDRDDRLLAEVADDRVRGAVAGDRAVLSEWREVEVELGDAGDEKLLGKIGKRVTRRGAQPSPYPSKLSRVLTVAHLAVDGGDTTRTTVEAALVDYLDAQVQAIVAGDVWLRRGLDPVHPTRVGIRRFRSTLRVFTRLFEPVARAELDAELSWYAGLLGEVRDRQVQRARFADALAALPPELVMGPVAARIENDLLAEQLRQRTEVMAALDGDRYRALLATLAQWRTTPPLTAEAGDDPRVIDKCVRKAERKALTRVATAAADDDDAALHRARKAAKRARYAAELAAPILGKKTAKKKAARFKKMQTVLGEHQDSVVAAETLRTLGARAGATPGENGFTFGLLYGLELQKARQAREDAARLASA
- a CDS encoding SixA phosphatase family protein, whose protein sequence is MLVLVRHSHAGEKKLWHGPDAERPLSPLGHEQAHGFVAALGGIEITSLFSSPTTRCRQTLFPLAEARGLPVHDHPLLAPDASPDELFSTLHEPDADRAIFCTHGEILNALAEFARSRGIPDVPPSGATAKGGAWFVDCGAGPSPTLRYLAPIPAG
- a CDS encoding APC family permease; amino-acid sequence: MAGDEISEGNDAHPTATPQLRRRLGVFDSVMIGLGSMIGAGIFAALGPAAAAAGGALLVGLAVAAVIAYCNAHSSARLAALYPQSGGTYVYGRERLGPFFGYLAGWGFMVGKTASCAAMALTVGAYAWPGREHLVAVIAVAVITAVNYLGVQKSALVTRVIVFTVLAVLTVIVVVCLTGSDTGFDGLEITSGHGATGVLQAAGLLFFAFAGYARIATLGEEVKDPARTISRAIPIALAITLVVYLCVAIAVLTALGADALAAATDPLAQAVAAAGFGGLEPVVRVAAVIAALGSLLALILGVSRTTFAMARDGHLPRLLTAVHPRFAVPYRAELAVGAVVALLAATADLRGVIGFSSFAVLVYYLIANASACTLSAKPWSRLIAVVGAVGCLVLAAFLPLASVISGVIVLGLGAVIYGIRTSLRT